The genomic stretch CGTCGCATGGCTCGCCATCTCGTAGGAATGTACCTCGAGGATACACCAGAGAATGCCTCCAAGAGCGAAGTTATGCCAATCGAATTCTTGACTGCCTATATCTCTTATGCACGCACCAATATCCACCCCAAAATCACCGAGCCCGCATCAAAAGCACTAGTAGATGCCTATGTTGCTATGCGTAGTCTGGGTGCTGATATCCGTTCACAAGAACGAAGGATCACAGCTACCACTCGTCAATTGGAGTCGATGATTCGTCTTGCGGAGGCCCACGCTAAAATGCGTCTCTCAGAAGAAGTCACAGCCGACGATGTTAACGAGGCTGTCCGTTTGATCAAGTCGGCGCTCAAGCAAGCAGCTACCGACGCACGCACTGGCCTGATTGATATGTCGCTCCTAACAGAGGGAACATCAACCAGCGACCGACGAAGGAAAGAAGATCTCAAGCGTGCCGTCCTTGCTTCGCTAGATGAACTTGGTTCTGCCGGACAGAGCGTACGCACGAACGACTTGATCAAGAAGGTCCGCGAGGGCGCAAGTGAACAAGTCGAGAACCAGGAGTTCCTTGAGGTACTCAGAAGTGCGGAATTGGAAGGCGCTGTACAGATTACTGGTGAGGGTATGCGGAGAATGGTTAAGAGGGTTGTCGGTACCTTTTAGGCCGCCCAAGTAGAACTGGCGTTTCGGGGTCATGTGATTGGACACGCATAGGCTCATGAGTTTGATGATGTATATGGGTTGTACAGCTTAACAGGCAATACGATCAGAGTTGAATTGAGATGCTTGGTATCGAACTTTGTCCCGTACGGCCATCGTGCTCCGATGGCTTTGACAAAATGCAGCGATGAAACCTGGAGACACGGCGACTACCTGGGTACGCTCGATAGCTAGCTTCGGCATTTGCCAATATCATAGCATGCCCGAAGACCCTTCCGCTGGGTTAAGGGGCGTGCGTACTTTCCGTAGTAGTCGACCCCGATCCTGGCTACCTTGCTTGGCCTTGGACGGCATGCTAGCAACAACACCTCCTGCACTACATTTTCCATTTCGAAGCTATAGCAGCGATCACGCTCGCACAACCCTTGACCCCTGAGTTCTCGTAAATTCAATCCCCTCTCCAACACAGCCACGTCCCAAGCGTCCACATCGTTCCACCTATACATGTCACTTCATCAACACCTCACTTACCCATACCACGCATTAAACCCCAATTTCCGTCTTCTCCACGCGAAGATGAAGTTGCGAGCACCGTGCATAAACAGCAGCAATCCTAATCGATAAGTCTGTAACACGGGCCCTTGAACCCAAACATACGACCAACCAGATGCTGTGTCTGTGTTTCGGGAATACGAAACGAACATTCCGTGCGCTAAGAGGATGGTGGTCGTTGATAGGTGAGTAGGGAGAAACAACCGTAAGCGGAAGTCAAGTTCCAGAAGAAAGGTGGAAAAAGAACTCATTGTTGTCAATTGAGCTGACCTGACCTATTTGGGTACAATAAACAAGAAACAAGCGTGACGCGGCTCCCTGTATTGTGCACTAAGGTATTTTTGATTTGTTCGTGTAGAGGGGACGACGACATTGGCGTGGAAAAAGCAGAATAGGTAAATAAACACTTCGACCCCCTCTTTTGTGGTATATAGGGAAACTTTTCACCACCAAACAGTTTTCCTCATTACATTTTATCATATCTTTTTACCACTGTGGCTGGACCCTCAATCAATATCACTATGCCTTCCTTTACCTTCTGGAAGAACACCAAGACGGATACGCAGACGGCCAAAGCACTGCAGCTCACATCTGTGCCGGACACGATAGCCTATGCATCAAATAATGTACTTGGAGAGAAGAAGAGTCTTGATCTGAACCCCAAGAATACCGGCTCTGGGTTATTTCGCTTCGACGAGAACGAGGGTTCGTGTATTGTTGAAAGACAGATGCCTTCGTCACCACTACGATCGATGTCGCCCAGCCTATGTATAGCGACAGCAACCGAACGGCGCACACATACTTTCGATCCAAGAAGAGGATCCACGGAAGAAGAATACAGAGCACAACAATCCAGGCCGGTTACCCCACCATTGAGACGCAAATCTAACAGTGCAAGTACGGCAAGATGCCTAGGATCAGACACGAAGACGAAGACTATCGCCACAACAAGCGACAGAGACTCTGCTGTATGCGTCTCCGATGCCGAAGACTCCCCAGTTAAGTCTAGGCCTACGTCACCAGCTATGAACGAAAACACCACGCCAGTATGGAAGCCGTCCACCCATCTGAGACATACCTCCTCTCTAAGCCATACCTCCTCTCTGAGCCACACCTCCTCTTTGAGCCATACCTCCTCGACGAAGAGCCTATCTCTACAACCCCACATCGACGCGACCACACGACGTCTACGCCGACCAGCCGAACCAAACCTACGAACAAATCCAATAGCCTCCACCTCAAAGCCACGCTCCGAGCTAGAGCAACGCTTCGACATGATCCGCAATTCAAAACCCCAATCCCGAGCCGCCCTCCGCTCGCCGACCCAACTCCTCGAAGACCGCGTAAACGTCCGTTTCGTCAAGGAACTCCCTGAAGAAAAACCTCGCAGCTTTACACCCCCATGTCCCCCACCAAACGGCTGCTGGCTCCCTAACCCCAGTGCCTCAGTAAACGCCTTCACCAGCTCCTCTGTTCGCGGCTGCACACAGTCCACCGGCCGCCCAGCATGGTGGTGCAAAGTCGACAAACTCGTCGTCTTCGACGGCCTTCATACGCATGACAACGGGGAGATAACGTTGCACACCCGAACGAGCAAAGGGCTTAGCGTTGCGAGACGCCGTGGCGATGGCGAAACGATCGTTATTAAGCTAGATTGTGCACATTGTCGGGAGATGCTGCATAGACAGGAGTGGAAGTATGATATGCGGGTTTGCAAGAGGAGTGTGTGCTGGGATTGCAAGGAGAGGTGTAAGTGGGAGGCTGCGGAGGAGAAGAGGGTGGGTGGGGAAAAGATGGTGGGGAAGAGTGAGGGAAGTAGGTTGAGGGCGGATAGTTTGATGGATAATTAGGGGGGTGTTTTAATGACTGTATGACCGAACTGAACTGAAGATACCCCGGTGGTAGTTATGCTAGAGCGATGTTTTGCGAGAGCAGGAGTTTTTGATACCACAAATTTTGACTGTTGTTTCCTTTGAAGTCTTATCATTTGCTACCTTCGTTGAACAGGAGAACCATTTATGACATGATTTGATGAGAGGAGCTTTTTTACCTTAGTTGCTCTTGTGCAGTTCTATCTTGTTCAGTTCCACCTTATTTACTCCTACCTTACTTGGTTTTAATTTACCCGAGATCTCTTATAGATTTGAGATGGATTTTCGTTTGAAGATACTTCTCGCTACCTGACATCATCCCTGGTCCTTAGTAGAGGTCGAAGGTTCGAATCCTTCTCCTCTCACCGCCACTTGTGGCTTTACCAAAAAATATCGAACGGCTTACTCCAACTCGCAAATTTTCACCTACCCCTGCAAACCTAAGCGACAGGTTATAGCCGCAGTACACCCGAGCCACGCACTGCTACGACTACAAACACTACGCTAAGCTTGTTACAACCCTACGCCTCGTTCAAGATCCCATGGCTTTTTCCCCTTTGAGGTTTTTTCAGACTTAGGAACACGAGGAAAGCGttgcaaaaagagataggttgaagagaaggaaaaaCAGGCAGCTATAATAGGGTTTtactttctctcctcccctGTAATAGCTAGGACATGCCTAAACTACATTAGTCAAACATAACCAACGAACATCAAAGGAGAGATAAAAATAGCTAGAATGGCATCTGCCACCGTCCTACGTAGTCTCTGACTGATAAAGGACGCTAATGGattacatacatacatacatcATCCCTGGTCCGTGCCAAAAGCCCCTGTACGCACCTATGATACAACCTCAGTACCCCACCCTGAACACCATGCATCACCGAATCCTATACCTAGCATCAAATGTACGTCTAAATCGCTCCATCAACAACAAAACACAAACATCCCCCACAACCAAACTACAATGCATCTCCGGCGTCATCGCCAGCCATCTCCATGGCAACCGCATGACGACAACACAGATACAACGCATGCATACCGTTGAACCAGCAAAAGATCCAGAAAAGAGACAAACTAGCAGCCGTGTTTTTTTAGTTCCTCCATCAACAATGCAGCTAGCATCTCTAGCACATGCAGCTACCGGCTCCTCGAGCGATCACAACGCGTATCTCGTGCCCTTGGGTTTCTTAGGTCCGCATCCGAGTCCTTAAAATACCCAGTACGTATCCCAGTCACACCGAGAACGTTTCGTACCCTGTGCGCGTACAATCTCGCACAGCCCTACGAATAAACTTGATCTAGAATGCGCCAGCTAGAGCTAACATTGAACATTTCAGGAAAGGAGTGAGGGGAAATTTGGCATGGACCGTGAGCATCAGGGTTCCATCTCCACGTCCGGTTGCGGGTGACCGATTTACGACACTGGTAATCCGTATCCAAGACAAATCACGGGCTATTCCCGAAAGGTGGGCCGTCCATGCAGAGCCTCCGAGACGGCTAGGCTCACGACTGGATAGCTCATGATGCGATCGTGTAAACCATGCTGAAGGATTTGCTCGCGGATAATGCCTGCCTTGCCTTTCCATTCCATGGTCCAGCCTCCAGCTCCAAGAGGCgtcttctctttctcttttaTCTCTTCTAATTCCTCAAACGTCTTAGTTGTAGTTGGCGAAAGTATGGCGTTGACTGCGTGCCAGAACAGAACATTGGAATGGCTGTATGGGATATCAGCGTCATCCATGGCGTGGATTAGCGTGATATCGTATTTCTGCTTCCGGAAGTCAATCTTGCAAGATTCAAAGTGCCGGATAAGCGCCGCCAGCCGCTCCTTCGAAGGAAACTTCGTTACGATGAACTTATTGAGTAGAGTCATCATTGGCGGGAATACGCCAAGAGGTGAGAGAAGCGGGACGGTACGAGCAACCTTGTAAGTCCTTGTAAGCGACTCTACGTCTGCAAAGGGCGCCACCAACACGACGCCTGCGAAGAAGGTTGGGGAAGACTGCATAGCCAAATGGTGAATGAGTGATATTGCTACCGCGGTACCCATCGACTGAGCAAATACGACAATCCGATCTGGCGATATGCCCGCCGTCTCTGTAGCAAAGTTAAACAGTGCCAGTGCATCTGTAAGCACCCCGAATTCAGACGGCCATCCTGTACTTTGGCCAAACCCTCGATAATCAACAGCAATCACATGGATGTTGTTTGCCGCCGCACTCAAAGCACGGTAGCTTTCTGGTCGAAGCCCACTTGCTAGTGTACCAGCTGCTCCATGCAAGTAGAGGACTAGCTGTGCAGTCGGATCTTCCTTCAGTAGCCGGAACGAAGTTCGCTTCTGCATGCCTGAACAAAGGCCCGTTGGCTCTTCACGAAGCTGCACTTGGTGCTTGCGGTACGTCTCTAGCGGTAGTACGTGCCAGGCATGCAAGGTCTCCCCGTCCAGCGTCTTGAGCTGGAATGGTGTAACCTGGTTACGGAGGAACCCCCATTGCTCCGGGACATTGACATCTAGGCCCCATGTACGGGTTACACGATGCAGGAAGATCACGTGATCTTGCACTGCTGGGATTGTGAGAAGAAGGACGAAGGCAATGTACGCGCCAGCAAGGCCGGCAATGGTGCCTATAAGAAATCTCAGTATTTCAAGAGCTGGAAACATGTTGAAAAGAACGTTTACTGCAAACGCCGGGAGTGGTGTTGCGATTGCGAAGTTGGTGC from Pyrenophora tritici-repentis strain M4 chromosome 1, whole genome shotgun sequence encodes the following:
- a CDS encoding abhydrolase domain containing 12 — translated: MFPALEILRFLIGTIAGLAGAYIAFVLLLTIPAVQDHVIFLHRVTRTWGLDVNVPEQWGFLRNQVTPFQLKTLDGETLHAWHVLPLETYRKHQVQLREEPTGLCSGMQKRTSFRLLKEDPTAQLVLYLHGAAGTLASGLRPESYRALSAAANNIHVIAVDYRGFGQSTGWPSEFGVLTDALALFNFATETAGISPDRIVVFAQSMGTAVAISLIHHLAMQSSPTFFAGVVLVAPFADVESLTRTYKVARTVPLLSPLGVFPPMMTLLNKFIVTKFPSKERLAALIRHFESCKIDFRKQKYDITLIHAMDDADIPYSHSNVLFWHAVNAILSPTTTKTFEELEEIKEKEKTPLGAGGWTMEWKGKAGIIREQILQHGLHDRIMSYPVVSLAVSEALHGRPTFRE